In Gossypium raimondii isolate GPD5lz chromosome 12, ASM2569854v1, whole genome shotgun sequence, a single window of DNA contains:
- the LOC105763667 gene encoding ras-related protein Rab7 → MDVSKKRRTLLKVIVLGDSGVGKTSLMNQYVYNKFNQQYKATIGADFVTKELQIDDKLVTLQIWDTAGQERFQSLGSAFYRGADCCAIVFDVNILRSFETLNNWREEFLKQADPSDPESFPFIVIGNKIDIDGGNSRMVSEKKARDWCASKGNIPYFETSAKEDYNVDEAFLCVAKTALASEHEQHDIYFRGISETTSEVEQRGGCAC, encoded by the exons ATGGATGTTTCTAAGAAGAGAAGAACTCTGCTTAAGGTCATTGTTCTAGGTGACAGTgg AGTGGGAAAGACATCTTTGATGAATCA ATATGTTTATAACAAGTTCAACCAACAGTACAAAGCTACAATTGGAGCTGACTTTGTCACCAAAGAATTACAGATTGATGACAAATTGGTAACTTTGCAA ATATGGGATACAGCGGGGCAAGAAAGGTTCCAGAGTCTTGGTTCTGCATTTTATCGAGGGGCAGATTGCTGTGCTATTGTGTTTGATGTGAACATACTCAGATCATTTGAAACACTAAACAATTGGCGTGAAGAATTTCTGAAACAG GCAGATCCATCTGATCCTGAGTCATTTCCTTTCATAGTAATCGGAAACAAGATTGACATAGACGGTGGAAATAGCCGAATG GTTTCTGAGAAAAAAGCTAGGGATTGGTGTGCCTCAAAGGGAAATATACCTTACTTTGAGACTTCAGCGAAAGAGGATTACAACGTTGATGAAGCATTTTTATGTGTAGCAAAAACTGCACTAGCTAGTGAACATGAACAACATGACAT TTATTTCCGAGGTATATCAGAAACTACTTCAGAAGTTGAGCAGAGAGGAGGGTGCGCTTGTTGA